A portion of the Desulfosarcina sp. BuS5 genome contains these proteins:
- a CDS encoding TraK domain-containing protein yields the protein MILKKSKINKIITAALALAIISLMDCSPVNAAWSVQLGAFKSLSGLQHLYDNLPDTIKKDLLICRSGNFYVARYGMVENKAKTKQLVATAKSSGLTSEVVKCNMELCSAPEVIFKESIKAAEHISHPQINSNKSFQQKRLQLPKLPKQSITYNPDQFFGSEADTMILPEITTKVILSSTDINRVTCNDGPIKDVVYSKEKGLSVKINDSNAFIKFLVTKKHAGGRDELVYPHKPVELYFICGSDAAVYTVIGVPEKVPAQNIRLVSKKKQIKKNLSLFEGIPFEKKVLMITKYTFQDEIPDSFTVKAANNQKYLFRDLNIFLKRTIIAEGEGIELKEYLISLKPGCSKEKIILEEKHFLLPELVKNPIGITLEKTAISKGETGRLFIVEKHGEENDAERDY from the coding sequence ATGATTTTAAAGAAGTCGAAAATAAATAAAATTATCACCGCTGCTTTGGCTTTAGCCATAATCAGCTTAATGGATTGCAGTCCGGTTAATGCGGCATGGTCTGTCCAGCTCGGCGCCTTCAAGAGTTTGTCCGGATTGCAACATCTGTATGACAACCTTCCGGATACAATAAAAAAAGACCTGCTGATTTGCCGCTCCGGAAATTTTTATGTTGCCAGGTATGGAATGGTAGAAAACAAAGCAAAAACAAAACAACTGGTGGCCACAGCTAAAAGCAGCGGCCTTACTTCGGAGGTGGTTAAATGTAATATGGAACTTTGTTCGGCGCCGGAGGTTATTTTTAAAGAGTCAATAAAGGCCGCTGAACATATAAGCCACCCACAGATTAATTCAAACAAAAGCTTTCAACAAAAAAGACTACAGCTTCCAAAGCTTCCAAAACAAAGCATTACATACAATCCCGACCAATTTTTTGGTAGTGAGGCCGATACTATGATTCTGCCGGAGATTACGACCAAAGTAATTTTAAGCAGCACGGATATAAACAGGGTCACCTGTAATGACGGCCCGATTAAAGATGTAGTCTATTCCAAGGAAAAAGGGCTGAGCGTTAAAATAAACGACAGCAATGCCTTTATAAAATTTCTGGTCACTAAAAAGCATGCCGGCGGCCGGGATGAACTTGTTTATCCTCATAAACCGGTTGAACTCTATTTTATCTGTGGATCGGACGCGGCCGTTTATACGGTCATCGGGGTTCCTGAAAAAGTACCGGCACAAAACATCCGGCTGGTTTCTAAAAAAAAACAAATCAAAAAAAATCTTTCTCTTTTTGAGGGAATCCCCTTTGAAAAAAAAGTCCTGATGATTACAAAATATACCTTTCAGGACGAGATTCCGGACAGCTTCACAGTTAAGGCGGCTAATAATCAAAAATACCTTTTTCGGGATCTGAACATTTTTTTAAAAAGAACGATTATCGCGGAAGGAGAAGGTATCGAGCTAAAAGAGTATTTGATCTCGCTTAAACCAGGCTGCTCCAAAGAAAAAATCATCCTGGAGGAAAAACATTTTCTATTGCCGGAACTTGTAAAAAATCCCATCGGAATCACCCTGGAAAAGACAGCTATATCTAAAGGAGAAACCGGACGGCTTTTTATTGTGGAAAAACATGGCGAGGAAAACGATGCTGAAAGAGACTATTAA
- a CDS encoding type IV conjugative transfer system protein TraE — protein sequence MKLDLFVQKTSNLYAENRLLKFVVLVLGITVIINSIFSYRALHYQKTVILPPVVDRRIVISGNDANEDYIKLFARYSIGLLENYSPVSVRAQFDELLKLVTPSFYPSFENTLADLTATVNTLMITSAFYPFRINVNKQKKTIAINGTKKQFTGSSVVDRGQSKTYIIGYVISNGRFFINDFKEVENK from the coding sequence ATGAAACTTGATCTGTTTGTACAAAAAACATCAAATTTATATGCCGAAAACCGGCTGCTGAAATTTGTCGTCCTGGTTCTCGGAATCACCGTAATTATCAACAGCATCTTTTCTTACAGGGCGCTGCATTACCAGAAAACGGTAATCCTGCCTCCGGTCGTTGATCGACGAATAGTTATCAGCGGCAATGATGCCAATGAAGATTATATTAAACTTTTTGCCAGGTATTCCATCGGCCTGCTTGAAAACTACAGCCCGGTTTCTGTCCGAGCTCAATTTGACGAGCTCTTGAAACTGGTCACACCCTCTTTTTACCCTTCTTTTGAAAACACCCTGGCTGATCTGACGGCAACGGTAAATACCCTGATGATTACCAGCGCATTCTATCCCTTCCGGATCAATGTCAACAAACAAAAAAAAACAATTGCCATTAACGGAACGAAAAAACAGTTTACCGGGAGCAGCGTTGTAGATCGAGGTCAAAGCAAAACCTATATCATTGGGTATGTCATTTCTAACGGGAGGTTTTTTATCAATGATTTTAAAGAAGTCGAAAATAAATAA
- the traL gene encoding type IV conjugative transfer system protein TraL, giving the protein METKFPRIPQYLSAPLQVLWFEPDDLAVCIISFMIASIFKGFFWFLILAGPFVYMRYKLKYPKSFLKHMFYFTGIKNLKHYPSIFYKNFNE; this is encoded by the coding sequence TTGGAAACCAAATTCCCACGCATTCCCCAATATTTATCAGCGCCTTTGCAGGTTTTGTGGTTTGAGCCTGACGATCTGGCGGTCTGCATAATCAGTTTTATGATTGCATCTATTTTTAAAGGTTTTTTCTGGTTCCTGATACTGGCCGGACCGTTTGTTTATATGCGGTATAAACTCAAGTACCCCAAAAGTTTTTTAAAGCACATGTTTTATTTTACAGGGATAAAAAATTTAAAACATTATCCATCAATTTTTTATAAAAATTTTAATGAATAA
- a CDS encoding OmpA family protein encodes MKTELIFSAALLIFLSACASAPPTTKTPSPAVRLVLNTGGKPARIRAANITQNYKPADAIPTGMFVITDLSAGSVPLLKTDKAGRSVFSSKILKGKIKAALQEKIKNKPVVKQEAVSTKKQKSETLTIYFDFDSYAIQQKETVKLNKFIKKLNRQPIRIDGYASPPGSTAHNRQLSLKRAMAVEKYLINQGVQVTTVIGQGEIEAPQSKLSRKAVVSIKRKGGCL; translated from the coding sequence TTGAAAACTGAATTGATATTTTCTGCGGCTCTGCTGATTTTTTTATCAGCCTGCGCTTCTGCGCCGCCGACAACAAAAACACCATCCCCTGCTGTCCGTCTTGTCCTTAACACCGGCGGCAAGCCGGCCCGGATAAGAGCGGCAAATATTACACAAAACTATAAACCGGCTGATGCCATCCCGACAGGGATGTTCGTCATTACCGACCTGTCTGCCGGATCAGTGCCCCTTTTAAAAACTGATAAAGCAGGCAGGTCGGTATTTTCATCAAAAATCCTCAAGGGGAAAATTAAAGCAGCCTTGCAGGAAAAAATAAAAAACAAACCTGTTGTTAAACAGGAAGCCGTCTCAACAAAAAAACAAAAATCGGAAACATTGACCATCTATTTTGATTTTGATTCATACGCAATTCAGCAAAAAGAGACGGTGAAGCTTAACAAATTTATCAAAAAGCTTAACCGGCAGCCGATCCGGATTGACGGCTATGCCAGTCCGCCCGGATCAACAGCCCATAACAGGCAGCTTTCTTTGAAACGTGCCATGGCCGTTGAAAAGTATCTGATCAATCAAGGCGTTCAGGTCACAACGGTCATCGGCCAGGGAGAAATTGAAGCGCCTCAATCAAAACTAAGCCGCAAGGCGGTTGTTTCTATCAAAAGAAAGGGGGGATGCCTATAA
- a CDS encoding AAA family ATPase, whose product MFVGRVEELKQLLDLFDLKKASLVVCRGRRRIGKSTLIQQFGKNASAFLEFQGLPPREGITNADQLNVFSEQLAVQSSIPKLNLESWYQAFSLLNSVIKNQKTVVLLDEISWMGGKDKDFAGQLKILWDTELKKKSKLILVLCGSVTSWIDKNILNSTGFMGRVSLEITLKELGLYHCNMFWGNKSGRINAKEKLKILAVTGGVPRYLEEINPKLSAEENIKRMCFSKEGILFSEFDRIFNDIFLRRARAYKKIASVLAKGRRTLSEITNELKKERNGHIGRYIDDMTVSGFISKEIVYKPGQNRKSRLCRFRLRDNYLRFYLKYIEPISDNIREGTFKDVALENMIDWEIIMGFQFENLIMNNVRPICELLDINLSSIKTAGYYFQKKTKRQKACQIDLLIQTKYTLYVCEIKFRKTIPKSVMNDVKEKIDKLKVPKSTSVRPVLIYSGELEQRILKEDYFDRTICFEDVLSKR is encoded by the coding sequence ATGTTTGTTGGAAGAGTAGAAGAGCTGAAACAGCTTTTAGATTTATTTGATTTAAAAAAAGCATCTCTTGTTGTATGCCGGGGGCGTAGGAGAATAGGTAAAAGCACACTTATTCAGCAATTTGGAAAAAATGCTTCAGCCTTTCTTGAATTTCAGGGATTACCGCCAAGAGAAGGTATTACAAACGCAGATCAACTGAACGTTTTTAGTGAGCAATTGGCCGTACAGTCGTCAATTCCAAAATTAAATCTGGAATCATGGTATCAGGCTTTTTCGCTTTTAAACAGTGTCATAAAAAATCAAAAAACGGTGGTTCTTCTTGATGAAATATCCTGGATGGGTGGAAAGGATAAAGATTTTGCAGGTCAGTTAAAAATTTTGTGGGACACTGAGCTTAAAAAAAAATCGAAACTTATACTTGTCCTATGCGGTTCCGTTACATCATGGATAGACAAAAACATCCTGAATAGTACAGGCTTTATGGGTAGAGTGTCTCTTGAAATCACACTGAAAGAATTGGGACTTTATCATTGCAATATGTTTTGGGGAAATAAATCCGGACGCATAAATGCAAAAGAAAAGTTGAAAATACTTGCTGTAACCGGAGGTGTTCCCCGATATCTTGAAGAAATTAATCCAAAATTATCAGCAGAAGAAAATATTAAAAGAATGTGTTTCAGTAAAGAAGGAATTCTTTTTTCCGAGTTTGACAGGATATTTAATGACATTTTTTTAAGGCGGGCCAGGGCTTATAAAAAGATTGCGTCAGTGCTTGCAAAAGGGCGTAGAACATTAAGTGAAATAACGAATGAATTGAAAAAAGAACGGAACGGACATATCGGTAGGTATATTGACGACATGACTGTGTCGGGCTTTATTTCAAAAGAAATTGTATATAAACCGGGGCAGAACAGAAAAAGCAGGCTGTGCAGGTTCAGGCTTAGAGATAATTACCTGAGATTTTATCTTAAATATATTGAGCCTATCAGTGATAACATCCGGGAAGGGACATTTAAGGATGTTGCACTGGAAAATATGATTGATTGGGAAATCATCATGGGTTTTCAATTTGAAAATCTTATTATGAATAACGTTAGACCTATTTGTGAGCTTTTAGATATTAATCTGTCCAGTATAAAAACAGCCGGGTATTATTTTCAAAAAAAAACAAAACGACAGAAGGCCTGTCAAATAGATTTGCTGATTCAGACAAAATATACATTATATGTCTGCGAAATAAAATTTCGGAAAACCATACCGAAATCAGTAATGAATGATGTAAAAGAAAAGATAGATAAATTAAAAGTACCAAAAAGTACATCAGTAAGACCTGTCTTAATATATAGTGGAGAATTGGAACAAAGAATTTTAAAAGAAGACTATTTTGATCGAACGATATGTTTTGAAGATGTTCTTTCAAAAAGGTGA
- a CDS encoding helicase-related protein: MPILVKALQYDDKGVHHNNSYWQLVKKHYEGDDECIGADCSNCDTKNSCNYIWFAMMNNAAKYLRKNNRWRLFSNIPKTALEAKDVKEYFKEWFHSDNGMTMLKELLGPIDLLVIDEAHKSRGNNSRLETIITKIIDLKSNSKRIAMTATPMELQPEQWEKLFERIGESDKYPEDEIKKFANSRQEVIKYPNNRKKVKTLISLSNCFTNALKPFVTRRRRIKDKEMIDLMGLNKTQEYATHPHRKPESIEIQFSNINNSWKPSIFALEAIGKAAKGIKTEDKEDKELKSLLRKLKVADSRYAAGQIDESNIDDDDDDKIDKAIKQYITKCSDVKTGFYLKSNCGKLRRVQYWRKILKKSENALSGHPRVQIVADEIERIVWGNNGTLTGEKVLIFGTFKKPLRALWDVLNRRSVLRFFDRKITKKEPPIPAVKACLTNLDSIWNEYNRLTLKTDIAIKRVFSKKEDLKQAITKGGKTYKSIRNRFTFDDDFVKSLPGAATIEKIKSDVKKLLRNRLANDLICQGVTEESQNSDEIKTRALNIWVEYLEAYFDVESEEDKKLQAKTEWNKPAYFNGNENQIDRFKQLNRFAENIDEKNLKELVCNETKNISERLSFFARLLDGDVKMETRRMLQTQFNDQKFFPRVLIAQSQVGREGLNLHKACRTIIQFHSEWNPGVVEQQIGRVDRIESYWQKLAEKFKKEKKDKSISDEEFPKIIIKPVVFEGTYDAFQCKVSKKRQETMNAHLFGELIDAKTLEKIPKGCDWKEIQEALKKSAPDFSPPDACTG; the protein is encoded by the coding sequence TTGCCGATTCTTGTAAAGGCGCTTCAATACGATGATAAAGGGGTACATCATAATAATAGTTATTGGCAATTGGTAAAAAAACATTACGAAGGAGATGATGAATGTATTGGCGCTGATTGCAGCAATTGTGATACTAAAAACAGTTGCAATTATATTTGGTTTGCAATGATGAATAACGCTGCTAAATATCTAAGAAAAAATAATCGCTGGCGCTTGTTTAGTAATATTCCGAAAACAGCCCTTGAAGCTAAAGATGTTAAAGAATATTTTAAAGAATGGTTTCATAGCGATAATGGTATGACAATGCTCAAGGAACTTCTTGGCCCGATTGACCTGCTTGTTATAGACGAAGCCCATAAAAGTCGAGGTAATAATAGCAGGCTTGAAACCATTATTACCAAGATTATTGATCTTAAAAGCAATAGTAAGCGAATTGCAATGACTGCAACTCCAATGGAGCTGCAACCGGAACAGTGGGAAAAATTATTTGAACGAATTGGCGAGAGCGATAAATATCCAGAAGATGAAATTAAAAAATTTGCCAATAGCCGTCAAGAAGTTATCAAGTACCCAAACAATCGGAAAAAAGTTAAGACCCTTATATCTTTAAGTAATTGTTTTACCAACGCGCTTAAGCCATTCGTAACCCGCAGACGTCGCATTAAAGATAAAGAAATGATAGATTTAATGGGGTTAAATAAAACACAAGAATATGCTACTCATCCGCACCGCAAACCGGAATCCATAGAAATACAATTCAGTAATATTAATAATAGCTGGAAGCCTTCAATCTTCGCTCTGGAAGCTATAGGAAAGGCAGCAAAGGGAATTAAGACGGAAGACAAGGAAGATAAGGAACTAAAAAGTTTGTTGAGAAAGCTGAAAGTTGCTGACAGCCGGTATGCGGCAGGGCAAATTGATGAATCAAACATAGACGATGATGATGATGATAAAATTGATAAAGCTATAAAACAATATATAACAAAATGTAGTGATGTAAAAACAGGTTTTTATTTAAAATCTAATTGTGGGAAACTTCGCAGAGTTCAATATTGGCGAAAAATTTTAAAAAAATCAGAAAACGCTTTATCCGGCCATCCTCGTGTCCAAATCGTGGCTGATGAAATTGAAAGGATTGTATGGGGAAACAACGGCACTTTGACCGGAGAAAAAGTGTTAATTTTTGGAACATTCAAGAAACCCTTACGAGCCCTTTGGGATGTCCTTAATCGCCGATCAGTTTTGCGTTTTTTTGATCGTAAGATAACTAAAAAAGAACCTCCAATTCCAGCAGTCAAGGCATGTTTAACAAATTTGGATAGTATTTGGAACGAATATAACAGGTTAACATTAAAAACAGACATAGCAATAAAAAGGGTCTTTTCTAAAAAAGAGGATTTGAAACAAGCTATTACGAAAGGAGGTAAAACCTATAAGTCAATCCGTAATAGATTTACTTTTGATGATGATTTTGTAAAGTCTTTGCCTGGGGCTGCCACTATTGAGAAAATAAAATCTGACGTTAAAAAATTATTACGAAATCGCCTGGCAAATGATCTAATTTGTCAGGGTGTTACAGAAGAAAGCCAAAATTCAGACGAAATAAAAACCAGGGCATTGAATATCTGGGTTGAATATCTTGAAGCTTATTTTGATGTTGAAAGTGAAGAGGATAAAAAATTGCAGGCAAAAACAGAATGGAATAAGCCTGCTTATTTTAATGGCAATGAAAATCAAATTGACCGTTTTAAACAATTAAATCGTTTTGCTGAAAATATAGACGAGAAAAATTTAAAGGAACTGGTCTGTAATGAAACAAAAAATATTTCTGAACGTCTCAGTTTTTTTGCACGATTGCTTGACGGTGATGTGAAAATGGAAACAAGACGTATGCTTCAAACACAGTTTAATGACCAAAAATTTTTTCCGCGGGTGCTTATCGCTCAAAGCCAGGTTGGTCGTGAGGGATTGAATTTACATAAAGCCTGCCGCACCATTATCCAGTTTCATTCCGAATGGAATCCCGGGGTAGTAGAACAGCAGATTGGTCGGGTTGATAGAATTGAGAGCTATTGGCAGAAATTAGCGGAAAAATTTAAGAAGGAAAAGAAAGATAAATCAATATCAGATGAAGAATTCCCTAAGATTATCATTAAGCCGGTTGTTTTCGAAGGAACGTATGACGCTTTTCAGTGCAAGGTATCAAAAAAGCGTCAAGAAACAATGAATGCCCATCTTTTTGGTGAATTAATAGATGCAAAAACATTAGAAAAAATCCCTAAGGGATGTGACTGGAAAGAAATTCAGGAAGCTTTAAAAAAATCAGCTCCTGACTTCTCACCGCCCGATGCCTGCACAGGATAG